The window GGCGTCCGATCGGGAAGTTCCAAGCCGTGCAGCAACAAATTGCGGCGCTGGCATCGCAGGTCGCCGCGAGCACAGCCGCGGCCCAGGCTGCTGCGGAGGCGAATGCGGAGGGCCTCGCGCGATTCGAGATTGCCGCAGCCAAGGCGCGCATCGGCGAGGCGGTGTCGACTGTCGCCAGTGTGGCCCACCAGGTACATGCAGCCATGGGCTTTACCCACGAACACTCGCTGCACCGGAGCACACGCCGGTTGTGGGCATGGCGGGACGAGTTCGGCACCGAGTCGGAATGGCAGGCCTGGGTGGGAGTCGTCGCGGCCAGGGTAGGCGGCGAAGGGTTGTGGCCCTATGTCGTCGCGGCTCGCAAGCCGGATCTGGGCGCGCCGCTGCCATAGTAGACGAACACCCAATGGAGACTAGTTCGATGAAGGCTGCAGCAGCCGCTGGACCACTGGATTCGCTCCGGGTCCTGGACTTCACCAACATGCTGTCCGGGCCCTACTGCACACGGCTGCTGGCCGATCTAGGCGCGGAAGTGATCAAGATCGAGCCACCGGCCGGTGATCACAATCGCAGCCGTCGGCCCGTTCGAAACGGCTATAGCAGCTTTTTCGGACATCTCAACTGCGGTAAGAAGAGTGTCGTGCTGGATCTGAAGTCTGCGAACGGTCGCGAGGCGGCGATCGGCCTGGCGAAGAGCGCCGACATCATCGTCGAGAATTGGCGTCCTGGGGTAGCCGATCGTCTCGGCGTCGGCTACGAGGCGGTGGCAAGAACCAATCCCTACGTCATCTATTGTTCGATATCGGGCTTCGGCCAAACCGGCCCGATTGCGCAGCGCCCGGCCTACGCGCCCATCGTGCATGCCGCAAGCGGCTTCGATATGGCGCAGGTCGAATACCAGGGCGGCGGCCGGCCGGCGAACACGGCTACCTTCATCGCCGATGTCTTCGGCGGTATGTCGGCGTTCGCGGCGGTGCAGAGTGCCTTGTACCAGCGAGCGCGAACCGGCCGTGGCCAGTACATCGATGTCGCGCTCATGGATGCGATGCTCAACCTGCTGGTCTACGAGTTCCAGGAAGCACAGGCGCCGAGCGACGAGAAGATCCGCGTGTACCAGCCGCTCAAGACGAACGACGGCTACGTGGTCGCTGCGCCGACGAGCCAGAAGAATTTCGAACAACTGGCGCGCGC is drawn from Betaproteobacteria bacterium and contains these coding sequences:
- a CDS encoding CoA transferase; amino-acid sequence: MKAAAAAGPLDSLRVLDFTNMLSGPYCTRLLADLGAEVIKIEPPAGDHNRSRRPVRNGYSSFFGHLNCGKKSVVLDLKSANGREAAIGLAKSADIIVENWRPGVADRLGVGYEAVARTNPYVIYCSISGFGQTGPIAQRPAYAPIVHAASGFDMAQVEYQGGGRPANTATFIADVFGGMSAFAAVQSALYQRARTGRGQYIDVALMDAMLNLLVYEFQEAQAPSDEKIRVYQPLKTNDGYVVAAPTSQKNFEQLARAVGHTEWIEDPRFAQTRSREAHWSELMDLIEQWTRTRSGEECEDTLLAGGVPCTRYRTVKEAIEHPQMQARAGMARVKDKVGEYWVPNAPFQMPGLHTAARPHVPELGEHTVEVLVTVLGYTTEQAQSCSPLPRPAHERV